In Scatophagus argus isolate fScaArg1 chromosome 7, fScaArg1.pri, whole genome shotgun sequence, a genomic segment contains:
- the LOC124061992 gene encoding DNA-binding protein RFX7 isoform X2, whose product MADDQQQPGQKPASGLGSLPALVPGLQGPEANALQFKIKNSICKSVQSKVDSILQDVEKFTDIEKLYLYLKLPSGPSSGNDKSDQSSMSSSRTQQMYAFNWIRNHLEEHPETSLPKQEVYDEYKSYCDNLGYNPLSAADFGKIMKNVFPNMKARRLGMRGKSKYCYSGLRKKAFVHMPSLPNLDLQKSGDGCELMEATGQSPSAEDEMRSAACGLVCEWAQKVLSRQFDNVEDLARFLLNSHYIGTKSMAALTVMTGTPTGMKTPTPASAFVPTAEANSFQPQVKTLPSPSVDAKQQLQRKIQKKQQEQKLHSPLPNETQMKRTEASTPGPTIPCGSPALLSPQPAIGIVVAAVPSPVTVQRSRQLMTSPSPVGTAEGKVLPVNFQVVTQSLKQSPKPPQNISASPVGDRLARHGTRYAQILPKPSATSAITLRSPPTLLITNSPIKTVMPTPHVSSVNVVKMTAIALAPSSSSTTVRPASAGVSTTAASDDSQQPQGVSTAAPQSPAIRPSAPVSTSTLSTDTKVVSEAGSDNNSTPGMEKTAVGAKEDRVAKFRAASEPSFLVKCSPGLDKGVRVKNDPASPPTSAAVAGTQDSNNSNCHDNTLYLTVDNQNSNGNMSSNDSSAVTPTSKDPCSDAKSPRKRTGSSGESHAIPVKRVFISQQPLAVVDNPKVGVSAAVKRIPRPGTPARPESAPCKVTVKHTSLGPTQILALSDSPITHTEGSQTVVKPQALLVKHEDHSLSTDTSTGAAGNDTSDQALLQQITGDPRAIPANSGAHEASVMSDLKSTIWEEGQLDELRKQAFAQQISTEHKQAPTDQLSIIAQPTEASGQLTLTQEMVDFAGSQPNMDYFPFNDDDMTQDSIVEELVQMEEQMKLKGLFSSCVDVSLQGQSASSQGSILNAHQAGTTFYHSAHSSTTPVQTPTPTPTPTPTPTPTSEMTLGHSMTRESPCSRMAPITPVDGAMGRHTPISTPLSNCSSSVPPSPVECRNPFAFTPINSSITGYHDASIVSSSPVKPMQRPMATHPDKAKLEWINNRYNSNSASPLSNHSIGILPSYQDLVDDQFRKPHAFAIPGQSFQAQPRQDAAQFGRLTPISPVQQQQPQQQPQPQQQQQQQQPQQLLTGVTTPTKQESFAVPAPLDNKASTSSASSTFRCRSVSPAVRQRNFSGNTGPPTTTTNTTTTTRAVVSPFNSPITSEVLSILSNSQPVNSVHSMVQRSQSVPLNIMMQSEMLPVQGQSNTAKITNVLLSKMEADGDDSVRGLGMNNLPSNYTARMNLTQILETTPGFAGGNAHQTQLPVSSSPAAFELQQHGYLTTGSGEQVSFSTGDSQAQVGPSDQDQQQQLQENPVQTQPQLLLQSTQQQEVEDEQQQLDFNNTVKDLLGDDGLNPSSQLVGQVASELNAVASDFSNDIRLTSDLSSSITDLNTLDTNLLFDPNQQQEQYEDSTLEELKNDPLFQQICSDTVNSGFDWLESKDQPTTVEMLG is encoded by the exons CAAATCTGTACAATCAAAAGTGGACAGCATATTG caAGATGTGGAGAAGTTTACAGACATCGAAAAGCTCTACCTCTACCTGAAGTTGCCTTCTGGTCCCAGCAGTGGCAATGATAAAAG TGATCAGAGTTCCATGTCATCAAGCCGCACTCAGCAGATGTATGCATTCAACTGGATACGGAATCACCTAGAAGAGCACCCAGAGACTTCCCTCCCAAAGCAAGAGGTGTATGATGAGtacaa GAGTTATTGTGACAATCTCGGCTACAATCCTCTGAGTGCGGCCGACTTTGGGAAGATCATGAAGAATGTCTTTCCCAACATGAAGGCACGTCGACTGGGCATGAGGGGCAAATCCAA ATACTGTTATAGCGGGTTAAGGAAGAAAGCTTTTGTTCACATGCCATCCTTACCCAACCTGGATCTGCAGAAATCCGGTGATGGG TGTGAGCTGATGGAGGCGACAGGCCAGTCCCCGAGCGCTGAAGATGAAATGAGATCTGCAGCGTGCGGACTGGTGTGTGAGTGGGCCCAAAAGGTCCTGAGTCGTCAGTTTGACAACGTGGAGGACCTGGCCCGCTTCCTGCTCAATAGCCACTACATTGGTACTAAGTCCATGGCTGCACTCACTGTTATGACCGGAACACCCACAG gAATGAAGACGCCAACTCCGGCGTCTGCGTTTGTGCCCACGGCTGAGGCAAACTCTTTCCAGCCCCAGGTGAAGACCCTGCCCTCTCCCTCTGTTGATGCAAAGCAGCAACTGCAGCGCAAGATccagaagaagcagcaggagcagaagcTTCACTCACCCCTGCCCAATGAGACCCAGATGAAGAGAACAGAGGCCAGTACCCCAGGCCCCACCATCCCCTGTGGCAgccctgctctgctctcccCTCAGCCTGCCATAGGCATTGTAGTAGCTGCTGTCCCCAGCCCAGTCACG GTACAGAGAAGCAGGCAGTTGATGACCTCACCTAGTCCTGTGGGgacagcagaggggaaagtgtTGCCTGTGAACTTCCAAGTGGTCACCCAGTCTCTTAAACAGTCCCCCAAGCCTCCCCAGAATATCTCAGCCAGTCCTGTGGGTGACCGGCTGGCACGACACGGTACACGTTATGCCCAAATTCTGCCCAAGCCCTCTGCCACCAGTGCCATCACGCTGCGCTCACCCCCCACTCTGCTCATCACCAACAGTCCCATTAAAACTGTGATGCCCACTCCCCATGTCAGCTCAGTCAACGTGGTGAAGATGACGGCCATCGCTCTggcccccagcagcagcagtacaacCGTGCGTCCTGCCTCAGCCGGCGTGAGTACCACAGCTGCTTCGGACGATTCCCAGCAGCCACAAGGTGTGAGTACAGCCGCCCCTCAGTCTCCTGCAATCAGACCCAGTGCCCCAGTCTCCACCTCAACCCTCTCCACTGACACCAAAGTTGTGTCTGAAGCTGGTAGTGACAATAACTCCACCCCTGGAATGGAGAAAACAGCTGTCGGGGCCAAAGAGGACAGAGTGGCCAAGTTCAGGGCTGCCAGTGAGCCAAGCTTCCTTGTTAAGTGTTCACCAGGGCTAGACAAAGGTGTAAGAGTAAAAAATGACCCCGCATCCCCTCCCACTTCAGCAGCTGTAGCTGGGACTCAGGACAGCAATAACAGTAACTGCCATGACAATACTTTGTACTTGACTGTTGATAATCAGAACTCCAATGGCAACATGTCATCCAATGACTCCTCCGCTGTTACCCCAACATCGAAGGATCCTTGCTCAGACGCTAAGAGCCCCAGAAAGCGCACAGGCTCAAGTGGGGAGTCCCATGCGATTCCTGTGAAGAGGGTGTTTATCTCTCAGCAGCCACTGGCTGTAGTTGACAATCCCAAAGTTGGAGTCAGTGCTGCGGTGAAGAGGATCCCCAGACCGGGAACTCCTGCCAGACCAGAGAGTGCCCCTTGCAAAGTGACTGTGAAACACACCTCCCTAGGGCCGACACAGATCCTTGCACTCTCCGACTCGCCCATCACGCACACTGAGGGCTCCCAGACTGTTGTCAAACCCCAGGCCTTGTTGGTGAAACACGAAGATCATTCGCTCAGCACTGATACCAGCACTGGAGCAGCTGGAAACGACACGTCTGATCAGGCGCTGCTACAGCAGATCACCGGCGACCCTCGTGCCATACCGGCCAACTCAGGAGCACACGAAGCCTCTGTGATGAGTGACTTAAAGAGCACAATATGGGAGGAGGGACAGCTTGATGAGCTTCGGAAGCAGGCATTTGCTCAGCAGATATcaacagaacacaaacaagCCCCTACTGACCAACTTTCCATCATAGCTCAACCCACTGAGGCTTCAGGTCAGCTCACCCTCACGCAGGAGATGGTTGACTTTGCTGGTTCTCAGCCCAACATGGACTATTTTCCATTCAATGATGATGACATGACCCAGGACAGCATTGTGGAGGAGCTTGTCCAAATGGAGGAGCAGATGAAGCTGAAGGGTCTGTTTAGTAGCTGTGTTGACGTGTCTTTACAAGGCCAGTCAGCCAGCAGTCAAGGCTCTATCTTAAATGCTCACCAGGCTGGCACTACCTTCTACCACTCTGCCCACAGCAGTACCACTCCGGTCCAAACTCCCACTCCAACTCCAACTCCAACCCCgacacccacccccacctctgAAATGACGCTTGGGCACAGTATGACAAGAGAGAGCCCCTGCTCCCGCATGGCTCCCATCACTCCTGTGGATGGAGCCATGGGTCGCCACACCCCCATCAGCACACCACTgtcaaactgcagcagcagcgtTCCCCCGAGCCCGGTGGAGTGCAGAAATCCTTTTGCGTTCACTCCCATAAACTCAAGCATCACGGGTTATCATGACGCTAGCATTGTGTCCAGCAGCCCTGTCAAACCCATGCAGAGGCCAATGGCAACACACCCTGACAAGGCCAAACTGGAGTGGATCAACAACCGTTACAACAGCAACTCTGCAAGTCCTTTGTCCAACCATAGCATTGGCATTCTACCCAGCTACCAAGACCTGGTAGATGACCAGTTTCGTAAGCCACATGCCTTTGCAATTCCCGGCCAGTCATTTCAGGCTCAGCCAAGACAGGATGCTGCTCAATTTGGCCGCCTGACCCCCATCTCCCCAgtgcagcaacaacagccaCAGCAACAGCCCCagccacagcaacagcagcagcagcaacagccgCAGCAGCTGCTAACAGGTGTAACTACTCCAACTAAACAGGAGAGTTTTGCTGTGCCTGCACCATTAGATAACAAGGCATCAACCTCATCTGCATCCAGTACTTTCCGTTGCCGCAGTGTTAGCCCTGCAGTGCGCCAGAGAAACTTCAGCGGCAACACCGGCCCTCCAACCACCACCACAaataccaccaccaccaccagagcCGTGGTTTCACCCTTTAACTCACCCATCACATCCGAGGTGCTCAGCATCCTGTCCAACAGCCAGCCGGTCAACTCTGTCCACAGTATGGTCCAACGTAGCCAGTCTGTGCCTCTGAATATCATGATGCAGAGTGAGATGCTCCCAGTGCAGGGTCAGAGCAACACGGCCAAAATCACCAATGTTCTTCTCAGCAAGATGGAAGCTGATGGGGACGATTCTGTTCGAGGCCTGGGCATGAACAACCTCCCGTCTAACTACACGGCCCGTATGAACCTCACACAGATCCTGGAGACCACTCCTGGCTTTGCTGGTGGAAATGCTCACCAGACTCAGTTGCCTGTCAGTTCTAGTCCTGCTGCCTTTGAGCTCCAGCAGCATGGCTACCTCACCACTGGCAGTGGAGAACAGGTGAGTTTCTCCACAGGGGACAGCCAAGCACAAGTGGGTCCTAGTGATcaagaccagcagcagcagctccaggagAACCCTGTGCAGACACAAccacagctcctcctccagagcacacagcagcaggaggtggaggatgagcAACAGCAGCTGGATTTCAACAACACTGTCAAGGACTTGTTGGGGGATGATGGCCTCAACCCCAGCTCCCAGTTGGTGGGTCAGGTAGCTTCGGAGCTCAATGCCGTGGCGTCCGACTTCTCAAATGACATCAGACTGACCTCAGATCTGTCCAGTAGCATCACTGATCTTAACACGTTGGACACCAACCTGCTATTTGACCCCAATCAACAGCAGGAACAATATGAAGACTCAACACTGGAAGAACTGAAGAACGACCCGCTTTTTCAGCAGATATGCAGTGATACTGTGAACTCTGGTTTTGACTGGCTAGAAAGCAAAGACCAGCCTACTACAGTAGAGATGCTGGGCTGA
- the LOC124061992 gene encoding DNA-binding protein RFX7 isoform X1 produces MADDQQQPGQKPASGLGSLPALVPGLQGPEANALQFKIKNSICKSVQSKVDSILQDVEKFTDIEKLYLYLKLPSGPSSGNDKRTENERGSSTPGLCDQSSMSSSRTQQMYAFNWIRNHLEEHPETSLPKQEVYDEYKSYCDNLGYNPLSAADFGKIMKNVFPNMKARRLGMRGKSKYCYSGLRKKAFVHMPSLPNLDLQKSGDGCELMEATGQSPSAEDEMRSAACGLVCEWAQKVLSRQFDNVEDLARFLLNSHYIGTKSMAALTVMTGTPTGMKTPTPASAFVPTAEANSFQPQVKTLPSPSVDAKQQLQRKIQKKQQEQKLHSPLPNETQMKRTEASTPGPTIPCGSPALLSPQPAIGIVVAAVPSPVTVQRSRQLMTSPSPVGTAEGKVLPVNFQVVTQSLKQSPKPPQNISASPVGDRLARHGTRYAQILPKPSATSAITLRSPPTLLITNSPIKTVMPTPHVSSVNVVKMTAIALAPSSSSTTVRPASAGVSTTAASDDSQQPQGVSTAAPQSPAIRPSAPVSTSTLSTDTKVVSEAGSDNNSTPGMEKTAVGAKEDRVAKFRAASEPSFLVKCSPGLDKGVRVKNDPASPPTSAAVAGTQDSNNSNCHDNTLYLTVDNQNSNGNMSSNDSSAVTPTSKDPCSDAKSPRKRTGSSGESHAIPVKRVFISQQPLAVVDNPKVGVSAAVKRIPRPGTPARPESAPCKVTVKHTSLGPTQILALSDSPITHTEGSQTVVKPQALLVKHEDHSLSTDTSTGAAGNDTSDQALLQQITGDPRAIPANSGAHEASVMSDLKSTIWEEGQLDELRKQAFAQQISTEHKQAPTDQLSIIAQPTEASGQLTLTQEMVDFAGSQPNMDYFPFNDDDMTQDSIVEELVQMEEQMKLKGLFSSCVDVSLQGQSASSQGSILNAHQAGTTFYHSAHSSTTPVQTPTPTPTPTPTPTPTSEMTLGHSMTRESPCSRMAPITPVDGAMGRHTPISTPLSNCSSSVPPSPVECRNPFAFTPINSSITGYHDASIVSSSPVKPMQRPMATHPDKAKLEWINNRYNSNSASPLSNHSIGILPSYQDLVDDQFRKPHAFAIPGQSFQAQPRQDAAQFGRLTPISPVQQQQPQQQPQPQQQQQQQQPQQLLTGVTTPTKQESFAVPAPLDNKASTSSASSTFRCRSVSPAVRQRNFSGNTGPPTTTTNTTTTTRAVVSPFNSPITSEVLSILSNSQPVNSVHSMVQRSQSVPLNIMMQSEMLPVQGQSNTAKITNVLLSKMEADGDDSVRGLGMNNLPSNYTARMNLTQILETTPGFAGGNAHQTQLPVSSSPAAFELQQHGYLTTGSGEQVSFSTGDSQAQVGPSDQDQQQQLQENPVQTQPQLLLQSTQQQEVEDEQQQLDFNNTVKDLLGDDGLNPSSQLVGQVASELNAVASDFSNDIRLTSDLSSSITDLNTLDTNLLFDPNQQQEQYEDSTLEELKNDPLFQQICSDTVNSGFDWLESKDQPTTVEMLG; encoded by the exons CAAATCTGTACAATCAAAAGTGGACAGCATATTG caAGATGTGGAGAAGTTTACAGACATCGAAAAGCTCTACCTCTACCTGAAGTTGCCTTCTGGTCCCAGCAGTGGCAATGATAAAAG GACTGAGAATGAGAGGGGGTCCTCCACTCCTGGATTATG TGATCAGAGTTCCATGTCATCAAGCCGCACTCAGCAGATGTATGCATTCAACTGGATACGGAATCACCTAGAAGAGCACCCAGAGACTTCCCTCCCAAAGCAAGAGGTGTATGATGAGtacaa GAGTTATTGTGACAATCTCGGCTACAATCCTCTGAGTGCGGCCGACTTTGGGAAGATCATGAAGAATGTCTTTCCCAACATGAAGGCACGTCGACTGGGCATGAGGGGCAAATCCAA ATACTGTTATAGCGGGTTAAGGAAGAAAGCTTTTGTTCACATGCCATCCTTACCCAACCTGGATCTGCAGAAATCCGGTGATGGG TGTGAGCTGATGGAGGCGACAGGCCAGTCCCCGAGCGCTGAAGATGAAATGAGATCTGCAGCGTGCGGACTGGTGTGTGAGTGGGCCCAAAAGGTCCTGAGTCGTCAGTTTGACAACGTGGAGGACCTGGCCCGCTTCCTGCTCAATAGCCACTACATTGGTACTAAGTCCATGGCTGCACTCACTGTTATGACCGGAACACCCACAG gAATGAAGACGCCAACTCCGGCGTCTGCGTTTGTGCCCACGGCTGAGGCAAACTCTTTCCAGCCCCAGGTGAAGACCCTGCCCTCTCCCTCTGTTGATGCAAAGCAGCAACTGCAGCGCAAGATccagaagaagcagcaggagcagaagcTTCACTCACCCCTGCCCAATGAGACCCAGATGAAGAGAACAGAGGCCAGTACCCCAGGCCCCACCATCCCCTGTGGCAgccctgctctgctctcccCTCAGCCTGCCATAGGCATTGTAGTAGCTGCTGTCCCCAGCCCAGTCACG GTACAGAGAAGCAGGCAGTTGATGACCTCACCTAGTCCTGTGGGgacagcagaggggaaagtgtTGCCTGTGAACTTCCAAGTGGTCACCCAGTCTCTTAAACAGTCCCCCAAGCCTCCCCAGAATATCTCAGCCAGTCCTGTGGGTGACCGGCTGGCACGACACGGTACACGTTATGCCCAAATTCTGCCCAAGCCCTCTGCCACCAGTGCCATCACGCTGCGCTCACCCCCCACTCTGCTCATCACCAACAGTCCCATTAAAACTGTGATGCCCACTCCCCATGTCAGCTCAGTCAACGTGGTGAAGATGACGGCCATCGCTCTggcccccagcagcagcagtacaacCGTGCGTCCTGCCTCAGCCGGCGTGAGTACCACAGCTGCTTCGGACGATTCCCAGCAGCCACAAGGTGTGAGTACAGCCGCCCCTCAGTCTCCTGCAATCAGACCCAGTGCCCCAGTCTCCACCTCAACCCTCTCCACTGACACCAAAGTTGTGTCTGAAGCTGGTAGTGACAATAACTCCACCCCTGGAATGGAGAAAACAGCTGTCGGGGCCAAAGAGGACAGAGTGGCCAAGTTCAGGGCTGCCAGTGAGCCAAGCTTCCTTGTTAAGTGTTCACCAGGGCTAGACAAAGGTGTAAGAGTAAAAAATGACCCCGCATCCCCTCCCACTTCAGCAGCTGTAGCTGGGACTCAGGACAGCAATAACAGTAACTGCCATGACAATACTTTGTACTTGACTGTTGATAATCAGAACTCCAATGGCAACATGTCATCCAATGACTCCTCCGCTGTTACCCCAACATCGAAGGATCCTTGCTCAGACGCTAAGAGCCCCAGAAAGCGCACAGGCTCAAGTGGGGAGTCCCATGCGATTCCTGTGAAGAGGGTGTTTATCTCTCAGCAGCCACTGGCTGTAGTTGACAATCCCAAAGTTGGAGTCAGTGCTGCGGTGAAGAGGATCCCCAGACCGGGAACTCCTGCCAGACCAGAGAGTGCCCCTTGCAAAGTGACTGTGAAACACACCTCCCTAGGGCCGACACAGATCCTTGCACTCTCCGACTCGCCCATCACGCACACTGAGGGCTCCCAGACTGTTGTCAAACCCCAGGCCTTGTTGGTGAAACACGAAGATCATTCGCTCAGCACTGATACCAGCACTGGAGCAGCTGGAAACGACACGTCTGATCAGGCGCTGCTACAGCAGATCACCGGCGACCCTCGTGCCATACCGGCCAACTCAGGAGCACACGAAGCCTCTGTGATGAGTGACTTAAAGAGCACAATATGGGAGGAGGGACAGCTTGATGAGCTTCGGAAGCAGGCATTTGCTCAGCAGATATcaacagaacacaaacaagCCCCTACTGACCAACTTTCCATCATAGCTCAACCCACTGAGGCTTCAGGTCAGCTCACCCTCACGCAGGAGATGGTTGACTTTGCTGGTTCTCAGCCCAACATGGACTATTTTCCATTCAATGATGATGACATGACCCAGGACAGCATTGTGGAGGAGCTTGTCCAAATGGAGGAGCAGATGAAGCTGAAGGGTCTGTTTAGTAGCTGTGTTGACGTGTCTTTACAAGGCCAGTCAGCCAGCAGTCAAGGCTCTATCTTAAATGCTCACCAGGCTGGCACTACCTTCTACCACTCTGCCCACAGCAGTACCACTCCGGTCCAAACTCCCACTCCAACTCCAACTCCAACCCCgacacccacccccacctctgAAATGACGCTTGGGCACAGTATGACAAGAGAGAGCCCCTGCTCCCGCATGGCTCCCATCACTCCTGTGGATGGAGCCATGGGTCGCCACACCCCCATCAGCACACCACTgtcaaactgcagcagcagcgtTCCCCCGAGCCCGGTGGAGTGCAGAAATCCTTTTGCGTTCACTCCCATAAACTCAAGCATCACGGGTTATCATGACGCTAGCATTGTGTCCAGCAGCCCTGTCAAACCCATGCAGAGGCCAATGGCAACACACCCTGACAAGGCCAAACTGGAGTGGATCAACAACCGTTACAACAGCAACTCTGCAAGTCCTTTGTCCAACCATAGCATTGGCATTCTACCCAGCTACCAAGACCTGGTAGATGACCAGTTTCGTAAGCCACATGCCTTTGCAATTCCCGGCCAGTCATTTCAGGCTCAGCCAAGACAGGATGCTGCTCAATTTGGCCGCCTGACCCCCATCTCCCCAgtgcagcaacaacagccaCAGCAACAGCCCCagccacagcaacagcagcagcagcaacagccgCAGCAGCTGCTAACAGGTGTAACTACTCCAACTAAACAGGAGAGTTTTGCTGTGCCTGCACCATTAGATAACAAGGCATCAACCTCATCTGCATCCAGTACTTTCCGTTGCCGCAGTGTTAGCCCTGCAGTGCGCCAGAGAAACTTCAGCGGCAACACCGGCCCTCCAACCACCACCACAaataccaccaccaccaccagagcCGTGGTTTCACCCTTTAACTCACCCATCACATCCGAGGTGCTCAGCATCCTGTCCAACAGCCAGCCGGTCAACTCTGTCCACAGTATGGTCCAACGTAGCCAGTCTGTGCCTCTGAATATCATGATGCAGAGTGAGATGCTCCCAGTGCAGGGTCAGAGCAACACGGCCAAAATCACCAATGTTCTTCTCAGCAAGATGGAAGCTGATGGGGACGATTCTGTTCGAGGCCTGGGCATGAACAACCTCCCGTCTAACTACACGGCCCGTATGAACCTCACACAGATCCTGGAGACCACTCCTGGCTTTGCTGGTGGAAATGCTCACCAGACTCAGTTGCCTGTCAGTTCTAGTCCTGCTGCCTTTGAGCTCCAGCAGCATGGCTACCTCACCACTGGCAGTGGAGAACAGGTGAGTTTCTCCACAGGGGACAGCCAAGCACAAGTGGGTCCTAGTGATcaagaccagcagcagcagctccaggagAACCCTGTGCAGACACAAccacagctcctcctccagagcacacagcagcaggaggtggaggatgagcAACAGCAGCTGGATTTCAACAACACTGTCAAGGACTTGTTGGGGGATGATGGCCTCAACCCCAGCTCCCAGTTGGTGGGTCAGGTAGCTTCGGAGCTCAATGCCGTGGCGTCCGACTTCTCAAATGACATCAGACTGACCTCAGATCTGTCCAGTAGCATCACTGATCTTAACACGTTGGACACCAACCTGCTATTTGACCCCAATCAACAGCAGGAACAATATGAAGACTCAACACTGGAAGAACTGAAGAACGACCCGCTTTTTCAGCAGATATGCAGTGATACTGTGAACTCTGGTTTTGACTGGCTAGAAAGCAAAGACCAGCCTACTACAGTAGAGATGCTGGGCTGA